One Pyrococcus furiosus DSM 3638 genomic region harbors:
- a CDS encoding IS6-like element ISPfu1 family transposase encodes MKSETIIYWVVSALKPFRRNKIPPEKKIRGVELYLRGLSYRQTARILKISHVTVWEAVQKLAEAVYKPKILAVKKQRNFIAVDETVIKINGKKRYLWAAIDVESKEVLAVWITTVRNWWVARDFILVVLKSCEGQPVFLVDRASWYKSAFKSLRLGYLHVTFGPRNSVERWFRTLKERTKRFWNNFRGKDWRRVHRFVFLFAFWYNFVRIHSSFGDPPGDVTEWLQEVMPQLS; translated from the coding sequence ATGAAGTCTGAAACCATTATTTACTGGGTGGTTTCAGCCTTAAAACCCTTTCGTCGCAACAAAATCCCACCAGAAAAGAAAATCAGGGGAGTAGAATTATACCTGCGAGGCCTCAGTTACCGGCAAACCGCCAGAATACTCAAAATCAGTCACGTAACAGTCTGGGAGGCAGTCCAAAAACTCGCAGAAGCAGTTTACAAGCCAAAAATCCTCGCAGTCAAAAAACAGCGAAACTTCATCGCAGTTGACGAAACAGTAATAAAAATCAACGGGAAGAAAAGATACCTCTGGGCTGCAATTGACGTTGAGAGCAAGGAAGTTTTAGCAGTCTGGATTACGACTGTTAGAAACTGGTGGGTTGCCAGGGATTTCATTCTGGTTGTTTTAAAGTCGTGTGAAGGGCAGCCTGTCTTTCTGGTTGACAGGGCGAGCTGGTATAAGTCTGCTTTTAAGAGTTTGAGGTTGGGTTATCTGCATGTGACTTTCGGGCCGAGGAACAGTGTTGAGCGCTGGTTTAGGACGTTGAAGGAGAGGACGAAGCGTTTCTGGAATAATTTCAGGGGTAAAGACTGGAGGAGGGTTCATAGGTTTGTTTTTCTGTTTGCCTTCTGGTATAATTTTGTCAGAATTCATTCTAGTTTTGGTGATCCGCCTGGTGATGTTACTGAATGGCTTCAGGAGGTGATGCCCCAGTTATCCTAA
- a CDS encoding rhomboid family intramembrane serine protease, with translation MKNLFRYFPGTSILAFMIVVGFVYEIVVGFDKAIMQFAQINLYVYLGEFWRVITAIFIHMGYIHFALNLFWLIYLGMDLEGLLGSRKFIIVFFSGAVIGNILSLFVLPPFVASGGASGGLFAIVGALLAVEGVLRKNMQKALINALFLFLINSIFPGVNYVAHFGGLIVGILLGYIYGKDLKRKLLDMSYWFS, from the coding sequence ATGAAAAACCTATTTAGATATTTCCCAGGAACTTCTATTCTAGCTTTCATGATAGTTGTTGGGTTTGTATACGAGATAGTGGTGGGATTTGACAAAGCAATTATGCAATTTGCTCAAATAAACCTTTATGTTTATCTGGGTGAATTTTGGAGGGTGATAACGGCGATTTTTATTCACATGGGGTATATTCACTTTGCTCTAAACTTGTTCTGGTTAATTTACCTTGGCATGGATTTGGAGGGTCTCTTGGGTAGCAGGAAATTTATCATCGTATTCTTTAGTGGCGCGGTAATTGGGAATATTTTATCCCTCTTTGTCTTGCCCCCCTTTGTAGCATCAGGAGGAGCTAGTGGCGGATTATTTGCTATAGTGGGAGCATTATTAGCAGTTGAAGGAGTGTTAAGAAAGAACATGCAGAAAGCCTTAATTAATGCACTCTTCCTATTCTTAATTAATAGCATCTTTCCGGGAGTAAATTACGTTGCCCACTTTGGTGGCTTAATTGTTGGAATTTTATTAGGTTATATCTATGGAAAAGATTTGAAGAGAAAACTTTTGGATATGAGCTATTGGTTTTCCTAA
- the nth gene encoding endonuclease III domain-containing protein, whose amino-acid sequence MERKRLRSSSFNETLEEKKARAQRIIEILKREYPRERHVSGDPYRTLIRCIISQRNRDEVTDKVSEELFKRYKSIEEIANESVENMQEFLRKQKVGLWKNKGKWIVEASRIILYKYGGKVPNTLEELMKLPGIGRKCANIVLAYGFGKPAIPVDTHVYRISRRLGLAPINSTPEKVEEILKTLIPVEEWIYVNHAMVDHGKSICRPIKPKCELCPLNELCPKIGV is encoded by the coding sequence TTGGAGAGGAAAAGGTTAAGATCCTCAAGCTTCAATGAAACCTTAGAAGAAAAGAAAGCTAGAGCTCAAAGGATTATTGAAATTCTTAAAAGAGAATATCCCAGGGAGAGACATGTCTCTGGAGATCCCTATAGAACACTAATAAGATGTATAATTTCCCAAAGGAATAGGGATGAAGTCACTGATAAAGTTAGTGAGGAGCTATTTAAAAGGTATAAAAGCATAGAAGAAATCGCCAATGAGTCCGTAGAAAATATGCAAGAATTCCTCAGAAAGCAAAAGGTAGGACTTTGGAAAAATAAGGGGAAATGGATCGTGGAAGCCTCAAGAATTATTCTCTACAAATATGGGGGAAAAGTGCCCAATACTCTCGAAGAGCTGATGAAACTCCCAGGAATTGGAAGGAAGTGTGCTAACATCGTTCTAGCCTACGGCTTTGGAAAGCCAGCGATTCCCGTTGATACCCACGTATATAGGATAAGTAGAAGATTGGGGCTAGCTCCTATAAATTCAACGCCAGAAAAAGTTGAAGAAATACTAAAAACCTTAATCCCCGTAGAAGAATGGATATACGTTAATCATGCTATGGTTGACCATGGGAAAAGCATATGTAGACCAATAAAGCCTAAGTGTGAGTTATGCCCTTTAAATGAGCTATGTCCGAAGATAGGAGTTTAG
- a CDS encoding ATPase → MIILKPLIEVDLPEDFVDIIKAKLKGQTVKSGEIITVDILGKPIEFKVLYAEPSPVKVTQKTQIKFAKGNVFEVSLDFKAKDCIITDAFIVLTGESEVLILNHNFEEIRRIEFENLKKIVVKGDLVVLIGEEKVKILKLQ, encoded by the coding sequence ATGATTATCTTAAAACCCCTCATTGAAGTTGATCTTCCAGAAGACTTTGTCGACATAATAAAAGCAAAATTGAAGGGCCAAACGGTCAAAAGCGGAGAGATTATTACAGTGGATATATTAGGAAAACCTATTGAATTCAAAGTTCTCTATGCAGAGCCATCACCAGTTAAGGTAACTCAAAAAACCCAGATAAAATTCGCAAAAGGGAATGTATTTGAAGTATCACTTGATTTTAAGGCAAAAGACTGCATAATTACAGATGCCTTTATAGTCTTGACTGGTGAAAGTGAGGTTCTAATATTAAACCATAACTTTGAGGAGATAAGAAGAATAGAGTTCGAAAATTTGAAAAAGATAGTAGTCAAAGGAGATTTGGTGGTATTGATTGGAGAGGAAAAGGTTAAGATCCTCAAGCTTCAATGA
- a CDS encoding Lrp/AsnC family transcriptional regulator — protein MLDELDKRILYFLQEDGRRSYSEIARILGVPESTVRVRVKKMLKNGIIRKFAALINPFKAGYEIVAVIAVDVEPNKVREVAEKLAELNEVDVLGIATGAHDIFMQVTVKSLRELEEFLLDKLGKIEGIKSTETSILTSVKKWGYARVF, from the coding sequence ATGCTGGATGAGCTAGATAAGAGGATACTATACTTTCTCCAAGAAGACGGGAGAAGAAGTTATTCAGAAATAGCAAGGATTCTAGGAGTTCCAGAATCAACTGTAAGAGTTAGAGTAAAGAAGATGCTAAAAAATGGTATCATAAGGAAATTTGCAGCACTAATAAATCCATTTAAAGCAGGCTATGAAATAGTTGCGGTAATAGCTGTAGATGTAGAGCCAAACAAAGTTAGAGAAGTAGCAGAAAAGTTAGCAGAGCTGAATGAAGTTGACGTGTTAGGAATAGCTACCGGAGCTCACGATATATTCATGCAAGTCACAGTAAAAAGCCTCAGAGAACTTGAGGAATTTCTCCTAGATAAGCTTGGAAAAATAGAAGGAATTAAAAGCACAGAAACCTCAATCCTAACAAGTGTAAAGAAGTGGGGATATGCAAGGGTATTCTAG
- a CDS encoding leucine/methionine racemase codes for MEPLEIVRRYEKVIAPANRTTYYPLIPVKAENAKVWDITGKEYIDFLSDAAVQNVGHNNPRVVKAIKDQIEKLVHASYIYLFPIEPLLLAEKLVEIAPIENAKVSFGLSGADANDGAIKFARAYTKRNMILSYMKSFYGSTYGAMSLTGLDFQVRALVGELSGVHYIPYPNCYRCPFGKDRNSCKMECVEYIKEKFEGEVYSEGVAALFAEAIQGDSGMIVPPQDYFKKVKRILDEHGILLVVDEVQSGLGRTGKWFAIEHFDVKPDIITIAKPLGGGLPISATIGRAEIMDSLPPLSHAFTLSGNPTAAKAALAVIEEIEEKDLLKRAEKLGEYTKKKLEELKKKHELVGDVRGLGLMLGVELVKDRETKERAFEETKKVVWRAFELGLIVTFLQGNVLRIQPPLTIEKDVLDEGLEILDQAIEDVEEGKVPDEVIKNVRGW; via the coding sequence ATGGAACCTCTGGAAATAGTTAGGAGATATGAGAAAGTTATAGCTCCAGCAAATAGGACGACTTACTACCCTCTCATTCCCGTTAAAGCGGAGAATGCAAAAGTGTGGGATATTACTGGAAAGGAATATATCGATTTCTTAAGCGATGCAGCCGTTCAAAACGTTGGTCACAATAACCCCAGGGTTGTTAAGGCAATAAAAGATCAGATAGAGAAACTAGTTCATGCATCGTATATATACCTCTTCCCAATAGAGCCTCTCTTGTTGGCCGAGAAGTTAGTAGAGATTGCTCCTATAGAAAATGCAAAGGTTTCTTTCGGATTAAGTGGTGCAGATGCAAACGATGGAGCAATAAAATTTGCTAGGGCGTACACTAAGAGGAACATGATTTTAAGTTACATGAAGAGTTTTTATGGATCAACGTATGGGGCAATGAGCCTAACTGGATTGGACTTTCAGGTTAGAGCCCTTGTAGGAGAGCTCAGTGGGGTTCATTATATCCCTTACCCAAACTGTTATCGCTGTCCCTTTGGGAAAGATCGTAATAGCTGTAAAATGGAGTGTGTGGAGTATATTAAAGAAAAATTCGAGGGAGAGGTGTATTCTGAGGGTGTGGCAGCTTTATTTGCGGAGGCCATCCAAGGAGATTCGGGCATGATAGTGCCTCCACAAGACTACTTCAAAAAGGTGAAAAGAATTTTAGACGAACATGGAATCCTCCTTGTTGTTGATGAAGTTCAGAGTGGACTTGGAAGGACTGGAAAGTGGTTTGCAATTGAACACTTTGATGTTAAACCTGATATAATAACGATTGCAAAACCTCTTGGAGGGGGTCTTCCGATTAGTGCAACCATAGGAAGAGCAGAAATCATGGATTCTCTTCCTCCACTTAGTCACGCGTTTACCCTATCTGGAAATCCAACTGCTGCTAAAGCAGCTCTTGCAGTTATTGAAGAGATTGAAGAAAAAGATTTGCTAAAGAGAGCGGAAAAGTTAGGTGAATATACGAAAAAGAAACTCGAAGAACTAAAAAAGAAGCACGAGTTAGTTGGTGATGTTCGTGGCTTAGGATTAATGTTAGGTGTTGAGTTGGTTAAAGATAGAGAGACAAAGGAAAGGGCCTTTGAAGAAACTAAAAAAGTTGTGTGGAGAGCTTTCGAACTTGGCTTAATTGTAACTTTTCTACAGGGAAATGTTCTAAGAATCCAACCTCCCTTAACAATTGAAAAGGATGTGCTAGACGAGGGTTTAGAAATTTTAGATCAAGCAATTGAAGATGTGGAGGAAGGAAAAGTTCCAGACGAAGTAATAAAAAATGTAAGAGGATGGTAA
- a CDS encoding glycosyl hydrolase family 18 protein: MKKEYLLTAAVPADPVKAARINWTEAMKYLDFINVMTYDYHGAWDPITGHLAPLYADPNAPYEDPNIKWNFNVNASIQWYLKHGVNPKQLGLGLPFYGRSFANVPPENNGLYQPFSGTPAGTWGPAYETHGVMDYWDIEEKRASGQYNYYWDPVAMVPWLYSPSLKIFISYDDKKSIGIKVDYALKYNLGGVMVWEITADRKPGTNSHPLLDTILEHIAQGGGVVPTPSPTPTPTPTPTPTPTTTTTTSTPTPTTTTTPSPTTTTTTTTTTTTTSTTTTPTTTTTPVPVSGSLEVKVNDWGSGAEYDVTLNLDGQYDWTVKVKLAPGATVGSFWSANKQEGNGYVIFTPVSWNKGPTATFGFIVNGPQGDKVEEITLEINGQVIDIWTPTGGTTPTPTTTTTSTPTPSQTPTPTPTPTPTPTPTPTLTPTPLPGNANPIPEHFFAPYIDMSLSVHKPLVEYAKLTGTKYFTLAFILYSSVYNGPAWAGSIPLEKFVDEVRELREIGGEVIIAFGGAVGPYLCQQASTPEQLAEWYIKVIDTYNATYLDFDIEAGIDADKLADALLIVQRERPWVKFSFTLPSDPGIGLAGGYGIIETMAKKGVRVDRVNPMTMDYYWTPSNAENAIKVAENVFRQLKQIYPEKSDEEIWKMIGLTPMIGVNDDKSVFTLEDAQQLVDWAIQHKIGSLAFWSVDRDHPGPTGEVSPLHRGTNDPDWAFSHVFVKFMEAFGYTFSAQTSEASVPT, from the coding sequence ATAAAAAAAGAGTATCTCCTAACTGCAGCAGTTCCAGCTGATCCAGTTAAAGCTGCAAGAATAAATTGGACTGAGGCTATGAAATATCTCGACTTCATCAATGTAATGACATATGATTATCATGGAGCCTGGGATCCAATTACCGGACACTTAGCTCCATTGTATGCCGATCCGAATGCTCCTTATGAGGATCCAAATATAAAGTGGAACTTCAATGTAAACGCCTCCATTCAATGGTACCTAAAGCATGGAGTCAATCCAAAACAGTTAGGCTTGGGACTCCCATTCTATGGAAGAAGCTTTGCAAATGTTCCCCCAGAGAACAATGGATTATACCAGCCTTTCAGTGGAACACCAGCCGGAACTTGGGGGCCTGCATATGAAACCCATGGAGTTATGGACTATTGGGATATTGAAGAGAAGAGGGCAAGCGGACAATACAACTACTACTGGGATCCAGTTGCAATGGTTCCCTGGTTATATTCTCCAAGCCTTAAGATCTTCATAAGTTATGATGATAAGAAGAGCATTGGAATAAAAGTAGACTATGCCCTCAAGTATAACCTGGGAGGAGTAATGGTTTGGGAGATAACTGCAGACAGAAAGCCTGGAACGAACTCTCACCCATTGCTGGATACAATATTAGAGCATATAGCCCAGGGAGGAGGAGTTGTTCCAACACCATCACCAACTCCAACCCCAACTCCCACACCCACTCCAACACCAACAACCACGACAACCACTTCCACACCAACTCCTACAACTACCACCACACCATCACCAACAACTACTACAACCACAACGACTACCACGACAACAACATCCACAACCACAACGCCAACCACTACAACTACCCCTGTCCCAGTCTCAGGATCTCTAGAGGTAAAGGTAAACGATTGGGGTAGTGGTGCTGAGTATGATGTGACTCTTAATTTGGATGGACAGTATGACTGGACTGTGAAGGTTAAACTAGCCCCAGGAGCCACTGTAGGAAGCTTCTGGAGCGCTAACAAACAAGAGGGGAATGGCTATGTCATCTTCACTCCAGTAAGCTGGAATAAAGGGCCGACAGCAACATTTGGATTCATAGTAAACGGACCACAAGGAGACAAAGTAGAAGAAATAACCCTAGAAATAAACGGACAAGTAATTGACATATGGACACCAACCGGAGGGACAACTCCCACACCCACTACCACAACCACATCTACCCCAACTCCCTCACAAACTCCAACGCCAACTCCCACACCCACCCCAACTCCTACTCCTACCCCGACTCTAACTCCTACGCCACTTCCTGGGAATGCAAATCCAATACCAGAACACTTCTTTGCTCCCTATATCGATATGAGTCTATCAGTACACAAGCCCTTAGTAGAATATGCAAAGTTAACTGGAACTAAGTACTTTACCTTGGCATTCATTCTCTATAGTTCAGTTTACAACGGTCCAGCTTGGGCAGGCTCAATTCCTCTAGAGAAATTTGTTGATGAGGTAAGAGAACTCAGAGAAATTGGTGGAGAAGTAATAATAGCGTTTGGTGGGGCTGTAGGACCATATCTTTGCCAACAGGCCAGCACGCCAGAACAATTGGCTGAATGGTACATAAAGGTAATTGATACATATAATGCCACTTACTTGGACTTTGACATAGAAGCCGGTATCGATGCAGATAAACTTGCAGATGCCCTACTCATAGTCCAAAGAGAAAGACCTTGGGTAAAATTCAGCTTTACCTTACCCAGCGATCCGGGGATAGGACTAGCAGGAGGATACGGTATAATAGAAACGATGGCCAAGAAGGGGGTAAGAGTAGATAGAGTCAATCCAATGACGATGGATTACTACTGGACTCCTTCTAACGCAGAAAATGCAATCAAGGTAGCTGAAAATGTGTTCAGACAATTAAAGCAGATTTATCCCGAAAAAAGTGATGAAGAAATTTGGAAGATGATAGGATTAACTCCAATGATAGGAGTAAATGATGACAAGAGTGTGTTTACATTAGAAGATGCTCAGCAACTTGTTGACTGGGCAATTCAACATAAAATAGGATCACTAGCCTTCTGGAGTGTAGACAGAGACCACCCAGGACCAACAGGAGAAGTTTCACCACTCCACAGAGGAACAAATGACCCAGATTGGGCGTTTAGCCACGTATTCGTAAAATTCATGGAGGCATTTGGATACACATTCTCCGCTCAAACTAGCGAAGCTAGTGTTCCAACATAA
- a CDS encoding glycosyl hydrolase family 18 protein has translation MKTRMLGIVLAWLVVLSLVSPTISLFYPVSAQQTVQLDGYAISWDVVNLTWTPVENVNGYEIYRSTSMENLVSLQNLLVYVNWSSYPKYEPGKEYNQGDIVEYNGKLYKAKYWTTSPPSDDPYGSWEYLGEAEPTTNYLDQFRLKPETTYYYAVVPVFKDGSRGEPSNIIRITTPKEPFRVVVYYISWGIYARKFFPEDIPFEKVTHVNYAFLNPKEDGTVDFYDTWADPQNLEKFKELKKKYPQVKILISVGGWTLSKYFSVIAADPAKRERFARTALEIIRKYNLDGLDIDWEYPGGGGMEGNYVSPDDGKNFVLLVKTVREIFDQAELEDKKRVSPNCSSSS, from the coding sequence ATGAAGACTAGAATGCTCGGTATTGTGCTTGCATGGTTGGTTGTGTTGAGTCTAGTGTCTCCCACCATATCTCTATTCTATCCAGTATCGGCCCAACAAACAGTGCAGCTAGATGGCTATGCAATCTCATGGGACGTTGTCAATTTAACTTGGACCCCAGTAGAAAACGTAAATGGATATGAAATTTACAGAAGCACTTCAATGGAAAACCTAGTCTCTCTTCAAAACCTCCTGGTCTATGTAAACTGGAGCAGTTATCCAAAGTATGAGCCAGGTAAAGAATATAACCAAGGAGATATCGTTGAATATAACGGCAAACTTTACAAAGCGAAATACTGGACAACCTCTCCACCAAGCGACGATCCCTATGGATCCTGGGAATATTTGGGTGAGGCAGAGCCAACTACAAACTACTTGGATCAATTTAGACTAAAACCAGAAACTACGTACTACTATGCAGTAGTCCCAGTATTTAAGGATGGATCAAGAGGAGAGCCTTCTAACATAATTAGGATAACCACCCCAAAGGAACCCTTCAGAGTTGTTGTCTACTATATATCATGGGGAATTTATGCAAGAAAGTTTTTCCCTGAGGACATTCCATTTGAGAAGGTAACTCATGTGAACTATGCATTCCTCAATCCAAAGGAAGATGGAACTGTCGACTTTTATGACACCTGGGCTGATCCTCAGAACCTTGAGAAGTTCAAAGAGTTAAAGAAGAAGTATCCTCAAGTTAAAATTTTAATTTCAGTAGGAGGATGGACATTAAGTAAGTACTTTTCAGTAATTGCTGCAGATCCAGCAAAGAGAGAAAGGTTTGCAAGAACTGCCCTAGAAATAATTAGGAAATACAACTTGGATGGCCTTGACATTGACTGGGAGTACCCAGGCGGAGGAGGAATGGAAGGAAACTACGTGAGCCCAGACGATGGAAAGAACTTCGTGCTGTTAGTTAAGACTGTAAGAGAGATATTTGATCAAGCCGAATTAGAAGATAAAAAAAGAGTATCTCCTAACTGCAGCAGTTCCAGCTGA
- the crcB gene encoding fluoride efflux transporter CrcB translates to MDLREVALVLIGGGTGAVARYYLSGVLPVYRSFPVGTLLVNSLASFLLGYLYGLIFWGLDVSRESRLFLGTGFCGGLSTFSTFSYETFSLIREGEYLTALLNIFANVLATIFLVFLGFVLARR, encoded by the coding sequence ATGGACCTTAGGGAAGTAGCTTTAGTATTGATTGGAGGAGGAACAGGAGCTGTAGCGAGATACTATCTTTCTGGAGTTCTTCCTGTATATAGGAGCTTCCCTGTAGGAACCCTCCTAGTAAACTCTTTAGCTAGTTTTCTCCTGGGTTATCTTTACGGCCTTATCTTCTGGGGCCTTGATGTATCTCGAGAGAGCAGACTCTTTCTTGGTACTGGATTTTGTGGTGGACTAAGCACGTTCTCCACCTTTTCGTATGAAACATTTTCTTTAATAAGAGAGGGGGAATACTTAACTGCACTCCTTAATATCTTCGCTAATGTTTTAGCCACAATTTTCCTAGTATTCTTAGGGTTTGTACTTGCAAGAAGGTGA
- a CDS encoding DUF190 domain-containing protein → MVEVEHWNTLRLKIYIGEHDSWDGKPLYKAIVEKLREIGVAGATVYRGIYGFGKKSRIHSTDVLRLSTDLPIVIEVIDRGHVIEKAVNIIKPMIKDGMITVEPVIVLWVGPKKEIEKFEEDAVREE, encoded by the coding sequence ATGGTTGAGGTCGAACACTGGAATACTCTTCGGTTGAAAATATACATAGGGGAACACGATTCCTGGGATGGAAAACCCTTATATAAAGCAATAGTTGAAAAGCTCAGGGAAATTGGAGTTGCCGGAGCAACTGTTTATAGGGGCATATATGGATTTGGAAAAAAGAGCAGAATTCACTCTACTGACGTTCTAAGGCTTTCTACTGACTTGCCAATTGTAATAGAGGTTATCGATAGGGGACATGTAATAGAAAAAGCAGTAAACATAATAAAGCCAATGATTAAAGATGGCATGATAACCGTTGAACCTGTTATAGTCTTGTGGGTAGGGCCCAAGAAAGAAATAGAAAAGTTTGAAGAAGATGCAGTCAGGGAAGAGTGA
- a CDS encoding Mth938-like domain-containing protein yields MKVEEVKFGLVKINGKEFRHDIVIYPSGRIERRKKEISKKKHGTSHKLDPEELKEYLNEDFEVLIVGTGIYGMLSLLPESRKLVENKEVIERPTEEALKILEELWGKKKILAIIHVTC; encoded by the coding sequence ATGAAGGTGGAGGAAGTTAAATTTGGTTTGGTTAAAATTAACGGAAAGGAGTTTCGGCATGATATAGTCATTTACCCTTCAGGAAGAATCGAGAGGAGGAAAAAAGAAATCAGCAAGAAAAAGCACGGGACAAGTCATAAACTTGATCCAGAAGAACTAAAGGAGTACTTAAATGAGGATTTTGAAGTGCTTATAGTGGGAACTGGAATTTATGGAATGCTCTCACTGCTCCCCGAAAGTAGAAAGCTAGTTGAAAACAAGGAGGTCATTGAAAGGCCTACAGAGGAGGCTCTAAAGATTCTAGAAGAACTATGGGGTAAAAAGAAAATTTTAGCTATAATTCATGTTACCTGTTAG
- a CDS encoding GNAT family N-acetyltransferase, with the protein MLIRGKVKESKIPKFKHRWFGVLEVEANGETYRLYMSGIAQWFLEGDEVEIKILRPPREKEGIKILEFNDYELYKFYNGEKIKVWPVWEKIYKTKRFSPLTAELLYEYEIRAREATYESDFEAIAELEQYHYASQKEKVALWRCEKCGIIIEANTKPICPKCKTDKHVHILEIKGSTPASRFLLLELVKREEYEPRVLAYVRVDPPIPLMHRKLPNGEIDKNIREKVFPKDCLSLASGRKRLMYELFVELRKKYPKKIARSLLWEKAKERALRESNTAGARIARVVVHPDYRSDGLGQLSVKAALEWIAERRIPEMRKKKHFVETIAQMARYNPFFEKVGFRYVWETASGRPVLIYPLTEEAKEYLENYFKNDPYAPKEPLWKPSYGKVEPLNGPIVFKNVSKVFESELDIKGLPEEIQDLLKAFGVRHRVIQRPVLRNLNFEIKPGEVIVVVGASGAGKTTLLRLILGAIMKYWEEKYRPTNGEIKVPDNAKVSVLIPGEFEPEFGSESILEHVYRKIRDLNAAVEVLNRAGLSDAVLYRAKFSELSTGQKERAKIASLLAEKPNLILIDEFAAHLDTLTAMRVARKVAEIIREAGITAVIITHRPEVVKALDPDRILFVGYGTAIMKDKL; encoded by the coding sequence ATGCTCATTAGGGGGAAAGTTAAGGAGAGCAAGATTCCAAAGTTTAAACACAGATGGTTTGGAGTGCTGGAAGTTGAGGCGAATGGGGAAACATATAGGCTTTACATGAGCGGAATTGCCCAGTGGTTCTTAGAGGGTGATGAAGTTGAGATAAAGATACTTAGGCCTCCAAGAGAAAAAGAAGGAATAAAAATTCTGGAATTTAATGATTATGAGCTTTACAAATTCTATAACGGCGAAAAAATAAAAGTTTGGCCAGTGTGGGAAAAGATATACAAAACTAAGAGATTTTCACCTCTAACAGCTGAGCTTCTCTACGAGTACGAAATAAGGGCGAGGGAGGCAACTTACGAAAGTGATTTTGAGGCTATAGCTGAACTTGAACAGTATCATTATGCGTCTCAAAAGGAAAAAGTCGCCTTGTGGAGATGTGAAAAGTGCGGTATTATAATAGAAGCCAACACAAAACCAATATGTCCGAAGTGTAAAACGGACAAACATGTTCATATCTTAGAAATTAAAGGTTCAACTCCAGCTTCAAGGTTTTTACTTCTTGAACTTGTGAAGAGGGAGGAATATGAGCCCAGAGTGCTTGCCTATGTTAGGGTTGATCCCCCAATTCCCTTAATGCATAGAAAGCTTCCCAATGGTGAAATTGACAAAAACATAAGGGAGAAAGTTTTTCCAAAGGATTGCTTAAGCCTAGCTTCTGGCCGGAAAAGACTAATGTATGAACTCTTTGTTGAACTTAGGAAGAAATATCCAAAGAAAATTGCTCGCTCTCTCTTATGGGAAAAGGCTAAAGAGAGAGCTCTTAGGGAGAGCAACACTGCGGGGGCTAGGATAGCGAGAGTTGTAGTTCACCCAGATTATAGGTCAGATGGTCTTGGCCAATTAAGCGTGAAAGCTGCATTGGAATGGATTGCTGAAAGAAGAATTCCTGAAATGAGGAAAAAGAAGCATTTTGTTGAAACTATTGCTCAAATGGCTAGATACAATCCATTTTTTGAGAAAGTTGGATTTAGATACGTTTGGGAAACGGCTAGCGGAAGACCAGTTTTGATTTATCCTCTGACTGAAGAGGCTAAAGAATACCTAGAAAATTACTTCAAAAATGATCCATATGCTCCTAAGGAACCATTATGGAAGCCAAGTTATGGAAAGGTTGAGCCATTAAATGGTCCGATAGTTTTTAAGAATGTAAGTAAAGTGTTTGAAAGTGAGCTTGATATTAAAGGTCTTCCTGAAGAAATCCAGGATCTTTTGAAAGCTTTTGGAGTTAGGCATAGAGTAATCCAAAGACCCGTTTTGAGAAACTTGAACTTTGAAATAAAGCCAGGTGAAGTTATAGTAGTAGTAGGGGCCAGTGGGGCTGGGAAGACCACGTTACTGAGACTTATTCTTGGAGCAATAATGAAGTACTGGGAAGAAAAGTATAGGCCAACAAATGGAGAAATTAAGGTTCCTGATAATGCTAAGGTTTCCGTTTTAATACCGGGAGAGTTTGAACCTGAATTTGGTTCGGAGAGTATATTAGAACACGTTTACAGAAAAATTAGAGACTTAAATGCCGCTGTGGAGGTATTGAATAGGGCAGGACTCAGTGATGCAGTTCTCTATAGGGCCAAGTTTTCAGAACTGTCTACGGGGCAAAAAGAAAGAGCAAAAATTGCTTCTTTGCTGGCAGAAAAGCCGAACTTAATTTTGATTGATGAATTTGCTGCCCACTTAGATACCCTAACTGCAATGAGAGTTGCCAGAAAAGTTGCAGAAATAATAAGGGAAGCAGGAATAACGGCGGTTATAATAACTCATCGGCCTGAAGTTGTTAAGGCGCTCGATCCTGATAGGATATTATTCGTTGGTTATGGAACGGCAATAATGAAAGATAAGCTCTAG